In Natronomonas halophila, one DNA window encodes the following:
- a CDS encoding PAS domain S-box protein, giving the protein MADSIRVLHVDDKPSFGGLVSDFLERKNGRMDVVSKTSAADGLAFLEEQRLDCIVSDYDMPETNGIEFLEAVRANHPAIPFILFTGKGSEQVAGKAIAAGATDYLQKGGGTEQYDILANRVQNAVEQHRSTRRAENLERLRRLTAEINHGLVKAASRDEIEQRVCETFSKADPYQFAWIGDINPETHHVEPRTISEGGDGYLDEVSVPADERADGSGPAAVAVENRTVTVSQNIETDPSFAAWREQALKRDFRSAAVMPLAYEDTLYGLLVVYANEVNLFDAEEQELLAELADDIGHAIHAREIRNELEVRNRAIREAPVGITITDPDQADNPIIYVNDEFADVSGYSLGDVLGRNHRFLQGSETEEAPVAEMRNAVANRESISVELQNYRNNGTKFWNRVSIAPVYDERREVTNFIGFQEDITDRKERERKLQRTERRFKAMFNDPNILVGLIDTDGTVLDINDTAMQYIEASLDEVIDTPFWQTPWFKGDDVAQREVREWIERAVEGEYVEFEIDLSEAVGRPLVVTGVFRPVTNEDGDVVSLLISDRDVTERKERELRFKSMVNDPNILVGILNTDGTIQSVNDTALDYVDATRAETLGKPFWETPWWTPDTEGNLKDWIDKAAAGEYVEYEADHLTADGDVRTVEGVVRPVLNDRGTVVSLIVSARDVTERKERAGRLRDLNERTNHLVTADTREQISELGVKAASEVLGLDANAIHLYDEQAGLVPVAGTDDIYNLVGDLPVFTEGNSIAWRVYEDGEALALDDVHEDSDLYNPETPIRSELYVPLGDHGILIAGSETPATFDQQDVVFGEILADIIIAALSRLNREQALKQSEARYRSLTDDVLDTSDVGTFILNADFEVVWINKATEEYFGIDREAVVGADKRQLIHDHIKHSVEDSEGFATTVLATYDDNTYVEEFDCHVLPADGRDERWLKHWSQPIESGLYEGGRIEHYTDITERKRRERELTRQNERLDKFASIVSHDLRNPLRVAKGQLELARNECDSERLDDIGHANERMDDLIDNLLTLAREGEPVGDTEPVDLVTLTENCWRNVATVEATLTTDVERTINADQSRLQQLLENLMRNAVEHGSEDVTVTIGELEDGFYVEDDGPGISEDERDDVFEAGYSTAAEGTGFGLCIVKQVVQAHGWAVRVTDGPDSGARFEITGLQGGDK; this is encoded by the coding sequence ATGGCTGATTCGATTCGTGTCCTCCATGTTGACGACAAGCCAAGTTTCGGGGGCTTGGTATCGGATTTTCTTGAGCGAAAGAACGGTCGGATGGATGTAGTGTCTAAAACGAGTGCCGCTGATGGGCTCGCCTTCCTTGAGGAGCAGCGACTGGATTGTATCGTCAGCGACTACGATATGCCCGAAACAAACGGCATCGAGTTCCTCGAAGCCGTTCGGGCGAACCATCCGGCCATCCCGTTTATTCTGTTCACCGGAAAAGGGAGTGAACAAGTGGCTGGCAAAGCAATCGCAGCGGGAGCAACCGACTATCTCCAGAAGGGCGGCGGCACCGAACAATACGATATCCTTGCCAATCGCGTCCAGAACGCCGTCGAGCAACACCGATCGACACGTCGAGCCGAAAATCTTGAGCGCCTCCGGCGTCTCACTGCCGAAATCAATCACGGACTGGTCAAAGCTGCCTCCCGTGATGAAATCGAGCAACGAGTTTGTGAAACGTTCAGCAAGGCCGACCCCTACCAATTCGCGTGGATCGGTGACATCAACCCAGAGACACACCACGTAGAGCCTCGCACTATATCCGAAGGAGGTGATGGGTATCTCGATGAGGTATCCGTTCCGGCAGACGAACGTGCCGATGGTTCCGGGCCTGCCGCTGTCGCCGTCGAAAATCGGACTGTTACCGTTTCACAGAATATCGAGACAGATCCGTCGTTCGCTGCGTGGCGCGAGCAGGCGCTCAAACGTGATTTTCGCTCGGCTGCGGTGATGCCCCTCGCCTACGAGGATACCCTGTACGGGCTTCTAGTAGTGTATGCGAATGAGGTTAACCTGTTCGACGCGGAAGAACAAGAACTACTGGCGGAGCTTGCCGATGACATCGGTCATGCCATTCACGCTCGGGAAATCCGGAACGAACTCGAAGTTCGGAACAGAGCGATACGCGAGGCACCAGTCGGCATCACGATCACCGACCCCGACCAAGCGGACAATCCGATCATCTATGTGAATGATGAGTTTGCCGACGTGTCCGGATACTCGCTGGGGGATGTGTTGGGACGGAATCACCGGTTCTTGCAAGGGTCAGAAACCGAGGAGGCCCCCGTCGCGGAGATGCGAAACGCGGTCGCTAACAGGGAGTCGATAAGCGTCGAACTCCAAAATTATCGAAACAATGGCACGAAGTTCTGGAATCGAGTCTCGATCGCGCCGGTTTACGACGAACGGAGAGAGGTGACCAATTTCATCGGCTTCCAGGAGGATATCACCGACCGGAAAGAACGCGAGCGGAAACTGCAGCGTACCGAACGTCGGTTCAAGGCCATGTTCAACGACCCGAATATTCTGGTCGGCTTGATCGATACCGATGGAACGGTTCTGGACATCAACGACACGGCGATGCAATATATCGAGGCCAGTCTGGATGAGGTAATCGACACGCCGTTCTGGCAGACGCCGTGGTTCAAAGGCGATGACGTAGCCCAACGAGAGGTTCGAGAGTGGATCGAACGGGCCGTCGAAGGGGAGTACGTCGAGTTCGAAATCGACCTGTCGGAGGCCGTCGGCAGGCCACTCGTCGTCACCGGCGTCTTCAGACCCGTCACGAACGAGGATGGTGACGTCGTCTCGCTCCTAATCTCCGACCGCGATGTCACAGAGCGAAAAGAACGGGAGTTGCGGTTCAAGTCGATGGTCAACGACCCGAATATCTTGGTTGGGATATTGAATACCGACGGGACGATTCAGAGCGTCAACGATACCGCGTTAGACTACGTCGATGCAACCCGTGCTGAAACTCTGGGGAAGCCGTTCTGGGAGACGCCGTGGTGGACGCCCGATACCGAAGGCAATCTGAAAGATTGGATCGACAAGGCGGCTGCCGGCGAATACGTCGAATATGAAGCCGATCACCTGACTGCAGATGGTGACGTCCGTACTGTCGAAGGCGTCGTCAGGCCGGTACTCAACGATCGGGGCACGGTCGTGTCGCTCATCGTCTCCGCTCGGGACGTCACCGAGCGCAAAGAACGGGCGGGCCGTCTCAGAGACCTCAACGAGAGAACGAACCACCTGGTGACCGCCGACACGCGTGAGCAAATCAGCGAACTCGGCGTTAAGGCAGCATCCGAGGTTTTAGGGCTCGATGCGAACGCGATTCACCTGTACGACGAACAGGCAGGACTTGTTCCAGTCGCCGGAACTGACGACATCTATAATCTCGTGGGCGACCTTCCGGTGTTTACCGAGGGAAACAGTATCGCGTGGCGTGTCTACGAGGACGGGGAAGCGCTCGCGCTTGACGATGTCCACGAGGATTCGGATCTCTACAATCCCGAGACCCCCATCAGAAGCGAACTCTACGTTCCGCTCGGCGACCACGGCATCCTGATTGCCGGCTCGGAGACGCCTGCCACATTTGATCAGCAGGATGTCGTGTTCGGCGAAATCCTGGCCGATATTATCATCGCGGCGCTAAGCCGGCTCAATCGAGAACAAGCGCTCAAACAAAGTGAGGCCCGCTACCGCTCGCTCACCGATGATGTTCTGGACACCTCCGATGTTGGAACGTTCATCCTCAATGCCGATTTCGAGGTCGTCTGGATCAACAAGGCTACCGAGGAGTACTTCGGTATCGACCGTGAGGCGGTGGTTGGCGCGGACAAACGCCAGTTGATTCACGACCACATCAAACACTCCGTCGAGGATTCGGAGGGTTTTGCCACGACAGTCTTGGCGACCTACGACGATAACACATATGTCGAGGAGTTCGACTGTCACGTTCTCCCAGCCGACGGACGGGACGAGCGGTGGCTCAAACATTGGAGTCAACCAATCGAGTCCGGCCTGTATGAGGGTGGCCGAATCGAACACTATACCGATATTACCGAGCGCAAGCGCCGCGAGCGGGAACTGACTCGCCAGAACGAACGCTTGGATAAGTTCGCCAGCATCGTCTCTCACGACCTTCGAAATCCCTTGCGGGTGGCGAAAGGGCAGTTAGAACTGGCCCGTAACGAGTGCGACAGCGAGCGTCTCGACGATATAGGCCACGCGAACGAACGTATGGACGACCTCATTGATAATCTCCTGACGCTGGCACGGGAAGGCGAACCAGTCGGTGACACCGAACCGGTTGACCTGGTGACCCTTACTGAGAATTGCTGGCGGAACGTGGCCACCGTTGAGGCGACACTCACGACCGATGTCGAACGGACGATTAACGCCGACCAAAGTCGTCTCCAGCAACTCCTTGAAAACCTCATGCGGAACGCGGTCGAACACGGTAGTGAGGACGTGACAGTCACTATCGGCGAGTTAGAGGACGGTTTCTACGTCGAAGACGACGGCCCTGGTATCTCAGAAGACGAGCGTGATGACGTGTTCGAGGCGGGCTACTCCACCGCTGCGGAGGGGACGGGCTTCGGGCTATGCATCGTCAAGCAGGTGGTGCAAGCCCACGGCTGGGCTGTCCGTGTGACCGACGGCCCCGATAGCGGCGCACGGTTCGAGATTACTGGGCTTCAAGGGGGTGATAAATGA
- a CDS encoding response regulator, translating into MIINSSSLRTEEGPFRVLHVDDESEFSEMVRIFLEREDHRFTIEQATSASDGLDQLAEHEFDCIISDYDMPGCNGIEFLEAMRGEFPKLPFILFTGKGTEEIASDAISAGVTDYLQKQAATDQYTVLANTVSNAIEHYRSIEEVGQCDQHLQNVLDRVTDAIVEVCAEWRFTLINQQAEDLYEMDEEYLLGRDFWNVFSEALDTQFEEEYRQVMENREPTSFVEYFPQLNGWFDIEAYPKPNGGIAFYFTKVTNPQDDTPATE; encoded by the coding sequence ATGATAATAAACTCGTCATCCCTACGAACCGAAGAGGGACCGTTTCGTGTTCTTCACGTCGATGACGAGTCTGAGTTCTCAGAGATGGTCCGCATTTTTCTTGAGCGTGAAGACCATCGATTCACTATCGAACAGGCGACCAGCGCCAGCGATGGATTGGACCAACTTGCTGAACATGAGTTCGACTGCATTATCTCCGATTACGATATGCCCGGCTGTAATGGCATCGAGTTTCTTGAAGCGATGCGCGGGGAGTTTCCCAAACTCCCGTTTATACTCTTTACCGGGAAAGGCACCGAGGAAATTGCGAGTGACGCGATTTCAGCCGGTGTTACCGATTACCTTCAGAAGCAAGCGGCGACGGACCAATATACCGTGCTGGCCAATACCGTTTCGAACGCCATCGAACATTATCGGTCCATCGAAGAGGTCGGCCAATGCGACCAACACCTTCAGAACGTCCTTGACCGCGTAACGGATGCAATTGTTGAGGTGTGTGCGGAGTGGCGGTTCACCCTCATCAATCAACAGGCCGAGGACCTCTACGAGATGGACGAGGAGTACCTCCTCGGTCGGGACTTCTGGAATGTTTTCAGCGAGGCGCTCGACACACAATTCGAAGAGGAGTATCGGCAGGTTATGGAGAACCGAGAACCCACCTCATTCGTCGAATACTTCCCCCAACTCAATGGGTGGTTCGATATTGAGGCCTATCCAAAACCCAACGGCGGTATCGCGTTCTACTTCACCAAAGTCACGAATCCGCAGGATGATACTCCAGCGACTGAGTAA
- a CDS encoding DUF952 domain-containing protein has protein sequence MPHIVHALPQSDWESFQKHGEYRPSSLDTQGFVHCSKPGQIVVVADYKHADSDKMVLLLLNEPSLDSPVRYETSGDGASAYPHVYGPLTLDAVVESFSFVQDETGFRLPDKLLRY, from the coding sequence ATGCCTCATATCGTCCATGCACTCCCCCAATCGGACTGGGAGTCGTTCCAAAAGCACGGGGAATATCGTCCGAGTTCGCTAGACACACAAGGATTCGTTCACTGTTCGAAACCAGGACAGATAGTTGTTGTCGCAGATTACAAACACGCTGACAGCGATAAGATGGTACTCCTCCTTCTGAACGAACCTAGTCTTGACTCACCCGTTCGATACGAAACGAGTGGAGACGGAGCAAGTGCATACCCGCACGTCTACGGGCCGCTGACGCTGGATGCAGTCGTCGAATCCTTTTCATTCGTCCAGGATGAAACTGGCTTCCGCCTCCCCGATAAACTGCTGCGCTACTAA
- a CDS encoding GAF domain-containing protein yields MTHSICTTEAGEELPYFQRLWRTLLAPNIDPKTRLERLLDHETTEFDLDYAFLSHIDLETETERFDIVHGTHERLNPGTTVPLSKTYCRKTIADPEGTMAVSDALAEGWADDPAYETFEFGSYLGTTISIDDELYGTLCFANTAAREEPIRDEEKTLIEMHGQWVAYTLALWDGPPIRETGIDTIEGRTISSEAIDSMMDALRKPTRRVVLMTLLGDTTETSIATLEQRINDKNARVRLLHSDLPKLANTGYIEWDDDSDTISKGPRFSEVEPLVQLLKEYNTAFPE; encoded by the coding sequence ATGACACATAGTATCTGCACAACGGAAGCGGGCGAGGAGTTGCCCTACTTTCAGCGCCTGTGGCGGACGTTGTTGGCCCCCAATATCGACCCAAAAACCAGACTCGAACGACTGCTCGACCACGAAACCACCGAATTCGACCTAGACTACGCGTTTCTGTCGCATATCGACCTCGAAACCGAGACGGAACGCTTCGACATCGTCCATGGCACCCACGAACGTCTAAATCCGGGAACCACCGTCCCACTCTCCAAGACCTACTGCCGGAAAACCATCGCAGATCCGGAGGGAACGATGGCCGTCAGTGATGCCCTCGCTGAAGGGTGGGCAGACGATCCAGCATACGAAACATTCGAGTTCGGGAGTTACCTCGGGACGACCATCTCGATCGACGACGAACTCTATGGAACGCTCTGTTTTGCGAACACCGCCGCCCGTGAGGAACCGATCAGGGACGAAGAGAAAACCCTCATCGAGATGCACGGCCAGTGGGTCGCGTACACGTTGGCCCTCTGGGATGGGCCGCCGATTCGGGAGACTGGTATCGATACGATCGAGGGCCGCACCATCTCTTCGGAAGCGATCGACTCGATGATGGACGCACTCAGAAAACCCACAAGGCGCGTTGTTCTCATGACGCTGTTAGGGGACACCACCGAGACCAGTATCGCCACCCTCGAACAACGAATAAATGACAAGAACGCCCGAGTGCGACTGCTCCACAGTGATTTACCCAAATTAGCTAACACCGGATACATCGAGTGGGATGATGATTCAGATACCATCTCTAAGGGGCCGAGGTTCTCCGAGGTGGAACCACTCGTTCAACTACTGAAGGAGTATAACACGGCATTCCCCGAGTAA
- a CDS encoding DICT sensory domain-containing protein — MSADLPDTLGGFIDEVGSAEKTLLLVNRTGPEPLVNLLDNAFQNQTVAVAERQIPEGVDDLVCLVDDGEMIATTPFWRLKEAFLLVNVDRYRTGTRQSEQSEFPAVLTGLGEIEFTVRGFPVSNKEKLLLVLISRFIENRALTRGDGELHSTFQRLSRLDDEYGTRSMYERLASSTVETHVYGIRDDPEMVDALAMNVHSDRTDEYRRSWVVAFSADGETVTKESGEGHAALVAIETGPNVWRAMWTYDANRVDRIQAYLRQFF; from the coding sequence ATGAGCGCCGACTTGCCGGATACGTTGGGTGGATTCATCGACGAAGTCGGGTCGGCCGAAAAGACCCTGCTTTTGGTAAACCGCACAGGGCCCGAACCCCTCGTTAATCTGCTCGACAACGCGTTCCAAAACCAAACAGTTGCTGTAGCCGAACGGCAGATTCCGGAGGGGGTTGACGACTTGGTGTGCCTGGTCGACGACGGCGAGATGATTGCGACAACGCCGTTTTGGAGGCTTAAGGAGGCGTTTCTGTTGGTGAATGTCGATCGGTATCGCACGGGGACGCGGCAGTCCGAACAGAGCGAATTTCCGGCAGTATTGACCGGGTTGGGAGAAATCGAGTTCACCGTCCGTGGCTTCCCGGTGTCGAACAAGGAGAAACTCCTGCTAGTTCTCATCTCCCGGTTTATCGAGAATCGGGCATTGACACGCGGTGATGGGGAATTACACAGTACGTTCCAGCGGCTGTCACGGTTGGACGATGAATACGGGACGCGGTCGATGTACGAGCGACTCGCCAGTAGTACTGTCGAGACGCATGTGTACGGTATTCGAGATGACCCGGAGATGGTTGACGCGCTTGCGATGAATGTCCATAGTGATAGGACGGACGAGTACCGTCGCTCATGGGTCGTTGCCTTCTCGGCGGATGGAGAGACAGTCACAAAGGAGTCGGGAGAAGGCCACGCGGCACTCGTTGCGATTGAAACCGGCCCGAACGTGTGGCGAGCCATGTGGACATACGATGCGAATCGTGTCGACCGTATCCAAGCATACCTTCGCCAGTTCTTCTGA
- a CDS encoding type IV pilin, translating into MTDLANQNRGISPVIGIVLLVAVVVGLSAVSAGMFYSLNQERDPAPAVTMSLEPTDVGAVQTLSVEQGSTLEGENIEIRGGVELADLASQELAAGDQHRIVPTATTVEVVWFGSQDTSYVIWEESVSQEATAPTPDKGCSWVETESDSGTDNVKVIGEVVACDVETSEGIEVQDGGVIIGETTSGAKDIDADDATFYGDVEVETVFNLQDGLVTGSIQSHTADIKLDNGTVTESVSAVKVLEVVHGSSVGGNATSDKQVKVLNSEVAGSVVSDDSVKLQDATVEGEVYVDAASFDCTNSTINGQSCASYSPRDPATY; encoded by the coding sequence GTGACCGATTTAGCCAACCAAAATCGGGGAATCTCGCCAGTGATTGGTATCGTATTGCTGGTGGCGGTTGTCGTGGGGCTATCAGCTGTATCTGCTGGAATGTTCTACTCGCTTAACCAAGAGAGAGATCCTGCACCGGCCGTCACGATGTCGCTCGAACCAACGGATGTCGGTGCCGTCCAGACGTTGAGTGTGGAGCAGGGCTCAACCCTAGAGGGGGAAAACATCGAGATTCGTGGTGGGGTTGAACTGGCTGATCTCGCTTCCCAAGAACTCGCGGCCGGCGATCAACACCGGATCGTACCGACAGCGACGACTGTCGAAGTCGTCTGGTTCGGCAGCCAAGATACAAGTTACGTCATCTGGGAGGAGTCAGTCTCCCAAGAGGCGACAGCGCCCACCCCGGACAAGGGTTGCTCGTGGGTGGAAACTGAATCAGATAGCGGTACGGACAACGTGAAAGTCATAGGCGAGGTCGTTGCCTGCGATGTCGAGACGAGTGAGGGCATCGAGGTGCAAGACGGCGGTGTCATCATCGGCGAGACGACGAGCGGCGCGAAGGACATCGACGCCGACGACGCCACCTTCTACGGCGATGTCGAGGTGGAGACGGTGTTCAACCTCCAAGACGGCCTCGTGACGGGATCGATCCAGTCGCACACAGCGGATATAAAGCTCGATAACGGAACTGTCACCGAATCGGTATCCGCGGTCAAAGTACTCGAAGTCGTTCATGGGAGTTCGGTCGGCGGCAACGCTACCAGTGACAAGCAGGTGAAAGTCCTCAACAGTGAGGTTGCTGGTTCTGTCGTCTCGGATGATAGTGTCAAGCTTCAGGATGCCACCGTCGAAGGAGAGGTGTATGTCGACGCCGCTTCCTTCGACTGTACGAATTCAACGATAAACGGCCAGAGTTGTGCCTCGTACTCCCCGAGAGACCCAGCGACATACTGA
- a CDS encoding MFS transporter, with translation MTETTEITQGIREHLGQFSLHVLLVFATGLTIGSERAVVPVLGRDVLGVESLFVIGSFVVSFGFVKALLNLYAGKWGEEYGRKPVLILGWATALPLPIILIFAPSWNWITFGNILLGINQALTWSMAINAKIDLAGPEQRGLAVGIDESFGYTGVAVGAWLTGLIAGQWSLRPEPFYFLAIVVVLAFLISIFLIKETVQYAQAEGDDDHHDANLPFNEVLKRATYGDRTLFAAAQAGHIENFVDTLFWIAVPLYLTSQGLGIAAVGVVVGVHSAMYFLQIGTGGLADRIGRRPPVVWGMFLAGGGVLGMVLVDRYLPWAVLAAASGLGMALLYPNLMTVPSDAAHPTWRSAGMGVYRMWRDSGYGVGAILIGLSMEFVNIEAAFYMTAVLMFISGAVVYVWMEETHPEFGTHEPPAPAPEPEPQAVPED, from the coding sequence ATGACTGAGACAACTGAGATTACACAGGGCATCCGCGAGCACCTCGGACAGTTCTCGCTGCATGTCCTGCTCGTCTTCGCCACCGGACTGACGATCGGGTCTGAACGTGCCGTCGTCCCCGTTCTGGGCCGTGACGTCCTCGGCGTCGAGTCGCTGTTCGTTATCGGCTCGTTCGTCGTCTCGTTCGGTTTCGTCAAGGCACTCCTCAACCTCTATGCCGGGAAGTGGGGCGAAGAGTACGGTCGGAAGCCGGTTCTCATCCTTGGGTGGGCAACTGCGCTCCCACTGCCAATTATCCTCATCTTCGCGCCTAGCTGGAACTGGATTACCTTTGGGAACATCCTGCTCGGCATCAACCAGGCACTAACCTGGAGTATGGCGATTAACGCCAAAATTGACCTTGCAGGACCCGAGCAGCGCGGTCTCGCTGTCGGTATCGACGAGTCGTTCGGCTACACCGGCGTCGCGGTCGGCGCTTGGCTCACAGGTCTTATTGCCGGCCAATGGAGTCTCCGCCCTGAACCGTTCTACTTCCTGGCTATCGTCGTTGTGCTGGCGTTCCTCATCTCGATTTTCCTGATCAAGGAGACCGTCCAGTACGCGCAGGCCGAGGGTGACGATGACCACCACGATGCGAACCTACCGTTCAACGAGGTGCTGAAGCGGGCCACCTATGGTGACAGGACGCTGTTCGCTGCCGCACAGGCAGGTCACATCGAGAACTTCGTTGACACGCTGTTCTGGATTGCCGTCCCGCTGTACCTGACCAGTCAGGGACTCGGTATCGCGGCGGTTGGCGTCGTCGTCGGCGTGCATAGCGCGATGTATTTCCTCCAGATTGGTACGGGGGGCCTCGCGGATCGTATTGGTCGGCGTCCGCCCGTCGTCTGGGGAATGTTCCTCGCCGGGGGCGGCGTCCTCGGGATGGTACTCGTAGATAGATACCTTCCGTGGGCCGTATTGGCTGCCGCCTCCGGACTGGGGATGGCATTGCTGTATCCGAACCTGATGACGGTGCCGAGCGACGCCGCCCATCCGACGTGGCGGTCGGCTGGGATGGGTGTCTACCGGATGTGGCGCGATTCGGGCTACGGTGTCGGTGCGATCCTCATCGGTCTCTCGATGGAGTTCGTGAATATCGAGGCTGCCTTCTACATGACGGCTGTCCTGATGTTCATCTCCGGTGCTGTCGTGTATGTCTGGATGGAAGAGACGCATCCCGAGTTTGGGACGCACGAACCGCCGGCTCCTGCTCCGGAGCCGGAACCACAGGCTGTGCCTGAAGATTGA
- a CDS encoding MBL fold metallo-hydrolase, producing MPEISPERLNRRLRVDGEDVLVLDIRHEEEYDDWHIPDSTNVDVYDELTNDPDAAKEALSDLPDDREIVTVCTVGAVSQTATEVLQELGYDAETLTDGMNGWSRVHRHAPVPVDVDGTLIQVARPGKGCLSHVLVSDGKAAVFDPSHYVEEYEAILDEYDTELVGVFDTHAHADHVSGAAKLAERHGVPYYLHPKDALAVDATPIEDSQTVSVGALDVEVIHTPGHSEGSVSFDVEGKALLTGDTLFHESVGRVELGVEAGIEDADVEENAATLYESLHRLLEYPDETVILPAHDPGSPDPPVTATLGDVTERNEDLGRDREAFIEELASDIPEHPPNFERVKRANVGEESVPEDELAELELGPNNCAAE from the coding sequence ATGCCGGAAATCAGCCCCGAGCGACTCAATCGACGACTACGGGTCGATGGAGAGGACGTTCTTGTTCTCGACATTCGCCACGAAGAGGAGTACGACGACTGGCATATCCCGGACAGCACTAACGTCGATGTATACGATGAACTGACAAACGACCCTGACGCAGCCAAGGAAGCGCTCTCTGACCTCCCCGACGACAGGGAAATCGTCACCGTCTGTACGGTTGGCGCCGTCTCACAGACCGCGACTGAAGTGCTTCAGGAACTGGGCTACGACGCCGAAACGCTCACCGACGGGATGAACGGCTGGAGCCGTGTCCATCGACACGCACCCGTTCCAGTCGACGTAGATGGCACGCTGATTCAGGTCGCACGACCTGGGAAAGGCTGCCTCTCTCACGTACTCGTTTCGGACGGGAAAGCCGCCGTCTTCGATCCGTCACATTACGTCGAAGAATATGAAGCGATTCTCGACGAATACGACACGGAACTCGTCGGCGTCTTCGACACCCACGCCCACGCCGACCACGTCTCCGGCGCTGCCAAACTGGCCGAACGCCACGGCGTTCCGTACTACCTCCACCCAAAGGATGCACTCGCCGTCGATGCGACGCCTATCGAGGATAGCCAGACCGTTTCGGTCGGCGCTCTCGATGTCGAAGTCATCCACACGCCGGGACACAGCGAGGGCAGCGTCTCCTTCGATGTCGAGGGGAAGGCGCTGCTAACGGGTGACACCCTCTTCCATGAGAGCGTGGGGCGGGTCGAACTCGGCGTTGAAGCCGGCATCGAGGACGCCGATGTCGAGGAGAACGCTGCAACGCTTTACGAAAGTCTCCACCGGCTGTTAGAGTATCCCGATGAGACTGTCATCTTGCCAGCACACGATCCGGGGTCACCTGATCCGCCGGTGACGGCGACGCTCGGTGACGTCACGGAACGAAACGAGGACTTAGGACGTGACCGCGAGGCGTTCATCGAGGAACTCGCCTCGGACATCCCGGAGCATCCGCCGAACTTCGAACGCGTCAAGCGTGCAAACGTGGGTGAGGAATCGGTTCCTGAAGACGAACTGGCCGAGTTGGAACTTGGCCCGAACAACTGCGCTGCCGAGTAA
- a CDS encoding helix-turn-helix domain-containing protein: MSLYEASFRVKHECPYREISEYYPDLTIREWYLSDCQVIEITSSEAPTDELLEEIEQIGTVLHKSIDESGLHVVTQACLCSLEDSIIERFEEYNCLYQPPTIHRQGWEHYTVIAFDEDDIQALHADLEADRDIEVLSKTAITEQTIPHSMLAPVDQLFEDLTDRQLAALRLALESGYYEQPRKTSLRELADQTAVARSTYEEHLRKAENKFLTNAGQFLRLVTANASSDPLQVEKTRQAEHAAD, translated from the coding sequence ATGAGCCTTTACGAGGCATCGTTTCGGGTCAAACACGAGTGCCCGTATCGGGAAATTTCGGAGTATTACCCTGATCTCACCATCCGTGAGTGGTATCTGAGCGACTGCCAGGTAATCGAGATCACGTCCTCGGAAGCGCCGACGGACGAACTACTCGAAGAAATCGAGCAAATCGGAACCGTGCTGCACAAGTCGATTGATGAATCCGGACTGCACGTTGTGACGCAGGCCTGTCTGTGTTCGCTTGAGGACTCCATCATCGAACGGTTTGAGGAGTACAACTGCCTGTATCAGCCGCCGACGATACACCGACAGGGCTGGGAACACTACACGGTGATTGCCTTCGACGAAGATGACATTCAAGCGTTACACGCGGACTTAGAGGCTGATCGGGACATCGAAGTGCTCTCGAAGACAGCGATTACCGAACAGACGATTCCCCATAGTATGCTGGCCCCGGTTGACCAGTTGTTCGAAGACCTCACCGACCGGCAGTTGGCGGCACTTCGACTGGCGCTGGAGAGCGGCTACTACGAGCAGCCGCGGAAGACGTCGCTCCGAGAACTGGCCGATCAGACTGCTGTGGCGCGTTCGACCTACGAGGAACACCTCCGGAAAGCGGAGAACAAGTTCCTCACGAACGCGGGGCAGTTCCTCCGATTAGTTACTGCGAACGCGTCCAGCGACCCGTTGCAGGTCGAAAAGACGCGGCAGGCTGAACACGCTGCCGACTAA